A segment of the Agromyces sp. H17E-10 genome:
TCCGCCTGGCGGGCCATCGCCCGCTTCATGGCGTCGGGCAGCAGGATGTCCTTGAGCTCCACGAGCGTGACCTGCACGCCCCACTCGGCGGTCGTGCCGTCGAGGATCTCGCGGATGTTGAGGTTCAGCACGGCCGTGTCGGAGAGCGCTTCGTCGAGGTGGTGCTGCCCGATCACCTTGCGCAGGGTGGTCTGCGCGATCTGGTCGATGGCCGCCGTGACGTTCTCGATGACGATCACCGACTTCACGGCGTCGGTCACCCGGTAGTACGCGACCGCCGAGACGCCGACGCTCACGTTGTCGCGCGTGATGATGCCCTGCGACTGGATCGGCTGGGTCACGACCCGCAGCGAGACCTTCGTCATCACGTCGACGACGGGGATGATGAAGCGGATACCCGGATCGCGCACGCCGTTCAGGCGGCCGAACCGCAGCACGACGCCGCGCTCGTACTGCTTCACGATCTTCACCGACATGAAGAACAGGATGATCGCGACGATGGCGACGACGATCACGGTGATCCAGAGCCAGACCATGGCACTCATCTCCTGCGGCGCCGGTGACGGGCCGCGCGCCGTCACCTCCATTGTCGCACTCCCGCCGGTGACGCGGCCGTGGTCTCGATACGCGTCGCCGCTCCGCGTCGGCGCTACTCGACCGCCGGGCCGGACTACAGCCGCGCGAGGGTCTGGTCGATGTCGGCGAGCAGGTCGTCGACGTCCTCGATGCCCACCGAGAGGCGCACGACCGACTCGGGCACCTCGGCCTCGGTGCCACGCACCGAGGCGTGCGTCATCTCCGACGGGTAGTTCACGAGCGACTCGACGCCGCCGAGCGACTCGGCGAGCTGGAACAGCGTCGTCGACTCCGCGAACCGGCGTGCCGCCTCCCCGCCCCCGGCGAGCGCGATCGAGAGCATGCCGCCGAAGCCCGACATCTGGCGCGCGGCCAGTTCGTGGCCGGGGTGCGACTCGAGGCCCGGGTAGTACACGTGCGCGATCGCGTCGTGCTCCTCGAGCCGGCGGGCGATCGCGAGGGCGTTCTGGCTGTGGCGCTGCATCCGCACCCCCAGGGTCTTGATGCCGCGCGAGGTGAGGAAGGCGTCGAACGGCCCCGAGACGGCACCCGCGGCGAACTGGGTGAACTTCACCCGGTCGTGCAGGTCGTCGCGGTCGATCGGCCCGGCGGCACCGCCCGACGCGCCCGCGCCGCCCGCGAACACGAGCGCACCGCCGACGACATCGGAGTGGCCGCCCAGGTACTTCGTCGTCGAGTGCACGACGACGTCGGCGCCGAGGGCGAGCGGCTGCTGCAACGCCGGCGAGGCGAACGTGTTGTCGACGACGACCACGAGGCCGGCCTCGTGCCCGAGCTCGGCGAGCGCCGCGACATCCGAGATCTTCATGAGCGGGTTCGACGGCGTCTCGATCCAGAGCACCTTCGTCGCGGGTTCGATCGCGGCGCGCACCGCGTCGAGGTCGCTCGTGTCGACGGTCGAGTCGCGCACGCCCCACGCACCGAACACCCGACGGATGAGCCGGTGCGTGCCGCCGTAGACGTCGTTGCCGATGATGACGTGGTCGCCGGGCTGCAGGACCGTGCGCAGCAGCGCGTCCTCCGCGGCGAGGCCCGACGCGAACGACAGGCCGTGCGCGCCGCCCTCGAGCGCCGCGAGCTGCGCCTGGAGCGCGTCGCGAGTGGGGTTGCCGCCGCGCGAGTACTCGTAGCCGCCGCGGAGGCCGCCGATCCCCTCCTGCACATAGGTCGAGGTCTGGTAGATCGGCGGGATCACGGCGCCCGTCGTCGGGTCGAAGGCCTGGCCGGCGTGGATGGCACGGGTGTCGAAGCGGGCGTGGTCGGTGTTCATGAGGGTGGTGCCTTACGTGAGGGGAGGTCAGTGGGAGAGGTAGGTGAGCAGGTCGGTGCGGGTGATCACGCCGAGCGCCTTGCCGCCGTCGGTCACGAGCATCGCGGGCGCGTCGGTGAACGCGGTGCGCGCTGCGGCCACGGGCTCCTGCACGCCGATGAGGGGCAGCGCCTCGCCGACCACTCCGCCGACCTCGTCGGTGAGCTTCACGGCTCCGGTGAAGACCTGCTCGAGCAGGACGTCCTCGTGCAGGGCGCCGAGCACCTCGCCGAGCACGACGGGCGGCTCGTGCCCGACGACGACGACCTGCGAGACGCCGGTCTCGGTCATGCGGTCGATCGCCTCGCGCACCGTGTCGTTCGGGTGCACGTAGACGAGCGGGGCCGTGCGGTCGGCCTTCGCGGCGAGCAGGTCGGCGATGGTGTGGCCCGTGGGCGCGTTGCCGAAGCCGTACGCACGCATCCACTTGTCGTTGAAGATCTTGCCGAGGTAACCGCGGCCGCCGTCGGGCAGCAGCACGACGAACACGTCGTCGGCGGTGACCCCGGGTGCGGATGCCGCGCGCAGTGCGGCGACGACGGCCATGCCGCTCGACCCGCCGACGAGGATGCCCTCCTCACGGGCGAGCCGACGGGTCATCGCGAACGAGTCGGCGTCGCTCACGGCGATGATCTCGTGCGGCACGTCGGGGTCGTAGGCGTCGGGCCAGAAGTCCTCGCCGACGCCCTCGACGAAGTACGGACGCCCGGTGCCGCCCGAGTACACCGACCCCTCGGGGTCGGCGCCGATGATGCGCACCGCGTCGCCCGAGACCTCGCGCAGGTAGCGCCCGGTGCCGGTGATCGTGCCGCCCGTGCCGACGCCCGCGACGAAGTGCGTCACCCGGCCGTCGGTGTCGCGCCAGATCTCGGGACCCGTGGTCTCGTAGTGCGAGCGCGGCCCGTTGGGGTTGGCGTACTGGTTGGGCTTGAACGCACCGGGGATCTCGCGGGCGAGCCGGTCGGAGACGCCGTAGTACGACTCGGGGCTGTCGGGCGCGACGGCGGTCGGGGTGACGACGACCTCGGCGCCGTACGCCGTGAGCACGTTGCGCTTGTCCTCGCCGACCTTGTCGGGGCACACGAAGATGCACTTGTACCCGCGCTGCTGGGCGACGAGCGCGAGCCCGACGCCCGTGTTGCCGCTCGTCGGCTCGACGATCGTGCCGCCCGGCTTCAGCAGGCCCTCGCGCTCGGCCGCATCGATGATACGGCCGGCGATGCGGTCCTTCGACGAGCCGCCCGGGTTGAAGTACTCGAGCTTCACGAGCAGCGTTGCCGCGGTCACCCCCTCGGTCACGTGCTGGAGCTTCACGAGCGGGGTGTCGCCGACGAGGTCGACGATCGATTCTGCGTACTTCATTGCGGTGTCCTTGCGAGTCGGCCACGGCTCAGCCGGGGTGCGGCGAACGATCGGGCGTGCGTGCGGGGTCGGTGGAAGACGTCAGCGACAACACAGCGAGAGGAGCACGTCGTCAACTCTAGCCGGGGCGCCGAGCTTTCAGAAAGGGGCCCGATCAGCGCGTCGATGCGGCGTTCTCACAGCCGCATGCATTCGTATAGGAGACGGTGCCCGAGTGCGGCGCCGGCCCCACCACCCGACGTCCCCATCGAGAGAGGCCCCGCGTGAGCGCGACCCCGCCCGTTCCCCCGAAGGCGAAGCAGCAGGCCACGAAGCAGACCACGAAGCAGCAGCGCGCCGCCGAGCGACAGCGCCAGCTCGAGGAGTTCAAGCGCCGCGAAGCCCGGTCCAAGCGCAACCGCCGCATCCTGGTGTGGGCCGGCGCCGTCGGCGGCCTGGTCGCGGTGGGCCTGCTCGTCACGGCGATCGTGCTCGCGCCGAAGGGCACGAACGCGGATGCCGCGGCCGACGGCGGCGGCGGCGCGAGCGGCGCGATCGAGGGCGTGCAGACCTTCTCCTACCAGGGCGGCGCGCACGTCGAAGGCCCGATCGACTACACCGAGACCCCGCCGGCCGGCGGCGAGCACAACCAGGTGTGGCTCAACTGCGGCGTATACAGCCAGCCCGTGCCGAACGAGAACGCCGTGCACTCGCTCGAGCACGGCGCCGTCTGGGTGACGGTCGACCCGGCGCTGCCGGCCGACGAGCTCGGCAAGCTCACCGCCGAGCTGCCGACGACCTACGTCGTGCTGTCGCCGTACGAGGGCCTGCCCTCCCCCATCGTGCTCAGCGCCTGGAACGCGCAGCTGCAGGTCGAGGATGCCTCGGACCCGCGCATCGCGCAGTTCGTCGAGCAGTACTGGCAGAGCCAGAACGCGCCCGAGCCCGGCGCCCCCTGCTCGGGCGGCCTCGACGCGCCCGGCAAGCTGTCGTGACCCGGCGGGCGGAGCCCGCCACCGAGCCCGACGCGGACGGTGCGGAGCCCGGGCCGCTCGACGCGGCGACCGGGCACGACGAGCGTCGTGGCACCGGTCGCGGCGGCAGCGGTGGCAGCCGCGTCGCGGCGATCGTCGTCGCATCCGTCGCCATCGTCATCGTCGCGATCGCGGCGTTCGCGATCGGGCGGCTCTCGACCCTCGACGACCCGACGCCGACGAACACGAGCGCCGAGGCCGGGTTCGCCCGCGACATGCAGGTGCATCACCAGCAGGGCGTCGAGCTCGCGCTCATCGTGCGCGACGCGACCGACGACGACGAGATCCGCCTGCTCGCCTACGACATGGCGACGACCCAGGCCCAGCAGGCGGGGCAGATGTACGGCTGGCTGAGCGCGTGGGGGCTGCCGCAGGCCGGCAGCGAGCCGTCGATGACGTGGATGACGCGACCCGTGCCGGGCAGCGGCCACGACGCGCACGGCTCGGGTGCCGGCGCCCACGAGCCGGGTGCGCCGATGCCGGGCCTCGCGACGCCCGAGCAGGTCGCCGAACTCCGTACGCTCTCCGGAGAGGCCGCCGAGCGACGGTTCCTCGAACTCATGATCGCGCATCACCGGGGCGCGGTCGAGATGGCCGACGCCCTGCTCGAGCGCTCGTCGAACGACGTCGTCACGGCGCTCGCCCGCTCGATCGTCGCGAGCCAGACGAGCGAGATCGAGCTCATGCAGCAGTTGCTCGCCGAGCGCTCGCCGACCGGCTGAGCGGTTCCGCCGGTCGAGGAGCGCCCGACGACGTCGGAAGCGTCTCGAGACCCGGTGACCTGTGCGGCGCTACTCGACCAGCGGAGCCTCCGCATGCACCGGTCGCTCCTCCTGCTGCCGGTAGAGCGAGGCGTAGACGCCGCCCGCCGCGACGAGCTCGGCGTGCGTGCCGCGCTCGACCACCCGGCCGGCGACGATCACGAAGATGACGTCGGCCGCGACGACCGTCGAGAGCCGGTGCGCGATCGCGATGGTCGTGCGACCGCGCGCGGCGTCGTCGAGCGCCTGCTGCACGACCCGCTCCGAGATCGTGTCGAGCGCGCTCGTCGCCTCGTCGAGCACGAGCACCGCCGGGTCTTTCAGCAGCACGCGCGCGATCGCGATGCGCTGCTTCTCGCCGCCCGAGAGCCGGTAGCCGCGTTCGCCCACGATCGTGTCGTAGCCGTCGGGGAACGACGCGATCGTCTCGTGGATGTTCGCGGCCCGCGCGGCAGCCTCGAGCTCGGCGTCGGTCGCCTCGGGTCTCGCGTACCGCAGGTTGTCGGCGATGGAGGCGTGGAAGAGGTACGTCTCCTGGCTCACGATGCCGATGTGCGACATGAGCGAGTCGCGATCGAGGTCGCGCACGTCGACCCCCGCGAAGCGCACGGCGCCGCTCGTCGCCTCGTAGAGCCGCGGAACGAGGTACGACACCGTGGTCTTGCCGGCCCCGCTCGGGCCGACGAACGCGGCGAACTGCCCGGGCTCGATCGTGAAGCTCACACCGTCGAGCGTCGGACGGGGCTCGTCGCCCTCGGTGCGTACCGCGTCGGGGTAGTGGAACGAGACGTCGTCGAACTCGACCCGGCCGAGCGCGCCGTCGGTCGGCACCGCACGCGCGTCGGCCTTGTCGCTGATCGCCGGCCGCAGGTCGAGGTACTCGAAGATGCGCGCGAACAGCGCGCTCGAGGTCTGCAGGTCGAGCGCGACCCGCATGAGCCCCATGAGCGGGAAGAGCAGGCGCGCCTGCACCGTCGTGAACGCGACGATCGTGCCGGCGGTCACGTCGGCGTTGCCGCCCGCGATGAGCCAGCCCGAGACGAGGTAGACGATCGCCGGGATCGACGACATGAAGATGTTCACCATCGCGAAGAACCACTGGCCCGTCATCTGCTGCTTGACCTGCAGCCCGATCTGGTTGCGGTTCTCGTCGGAGTAGCGGTCAATCTCGCTCTGCTGCCGGCTGAAGCTCTTCGACAGCAGGATGCCCGAGACGCTCAGCGTCTCCTGCGTGATCGCCGTCATCTCCGACAGCGACTCCTGCGTCTTGCCGGCGAGGCGTGCCCGCACCTGCCCGACGCGCCGCTGCGCGATCACCATGAACGGCATGAGCACGAGCGCGACGACCGTGAGCTGCCAGTTGAGTAGCAGCATCGCGACGAAGGCGCTGATGACGGTGACGGTGTTGCCGAGCACGCTCGACACGGTGTTCGTGAGCACGCCGGCGACGCCGCCGACGTCGTTCTGCAGGCGCGACTGGATGATGCCCGTCTTCGTGCGCGTGAAGAAGCTCAGCTCCATCGCCTGCAGGTGGCTGAACAGCCGCACGCGCAGGGCGCCCATGACCTTGTTGCCGATCGTCGCCGTGAGCCACGTCTGCCAGACGCCGAGCAGGGCCGACACGACGAAGACGGCGATCATGGCCAGCACGAGCGTCGACAGCACGGGCAGGTTCGGCGGGGATGCCTCGCCGCCGGCGCCGGTCGGGAAGAGGCCGTCGTCGAACGCGCGCTGGGTGAGCAACGGCGGGATGACGCTGAGCGCGGCGCCGATGAGCACGAGCACGACGGTCGTCGCGAGGGCGCCCTTGTGCGGGGCGAAGAGCTCGGAGATGCGTCGCAGCAGGTGCGGGATCTTCGGCGCGTCGGCGTTCTCGGCGCGCTGCGCCGCCTCGTCGGCCGAGGCGATGCGTGTGCGCGCCTTGCCGTAACGGCCGACCTGGCCGCCGCCTCCCCCGCCACCGCCGTGCATGCTCATGCGTTCACCCTACGGCGGGCCACCGGCGCGCCCGACGGCGTTCGCCCCGGGCGCACCCGGCGGGCGTGGCCCGTCGTGCGGTCGCGGCCCCGAGGCCGCCACCCCGAACTGGGGCCAGCCGCCGGCGGAGCACGGGTATACCGTGAGCCGCAACTCCGGTCGTACCCGCGCATCCCGACCCGATACCCGCCGTCCCCCGCCTGGGAACGTGGCGATGCCGGGCGATCCCGAGCCTCGAGGAAGTGCCGAGATGGACCCGAAACCCGGTCGGTGGACCTCGCGCCTGCGCGCGATCGTCTCGCTCGGCGCGATCGCTGCCCTGGTCGCCGGCGGCATCGCGCTCTTCGCCGCGCCGGCGGAAGCGTTCGCGCCGATGAAGCGGGAGTTCGAGAACGCGGCGGTCACCGGCGGCCAGTGCATCGGCCACGCCCCGACGCCGCTCACGGTTGAGATCACGGCGACGTACCCGGATGCGCCGTACGACATCGTCATCTGGAGCGGCGGGGTCCAGGTCGACGAGGTGACGCGCCTCGGCGACAACTCCACGATCTCGACGTCATTCACCCTGCCGGCCGGTGACTACGTCGTCGAGATCAGTCGCCCCGACGGCTACGGCGAGAGCTCCTTCGGCGGCACGATCCCCGCGACGGTGGCGGCATGCCCCGACCTCGACGTCGCGACGGCGCCGCTCGCCTGCAGCCTCGGCGACGACGGCTCGACGCTCATCACGTTCACCAGCATGGTGCCCGGCGAGCCGTATCTCTTCGACGTGGCCGGCCCCGCGTTCTCGCTCGGCGGGCCGTTCGTGGCCGCGTCAGAGACGGAACAGCGCGAGATCGTGAGCATGCCGCCCGGCAACTACACGGTGTATGTGCAATGGAGCCCCGAGGAACCGACGCAGACGGCCATGTTCGACTGGGTCGCCTTCGCCGTCGAACCGTGCCAGCCGGCGATCGAGGTCGCGGTGCAGCAGTGCACGGCGGCGGGCGGAACGGCCGGTGCCACGGCCACCCTGTCGAACCTCGAGGCCGGCGTCGAGTACACGGTCGGCGCCGACGCCGCCACGGCGACCGACGCCGGGACGTTCGCGACGCCCGTGCCGGTGACGGGCGATGCTTCCGGTGCGGCGAGTGTAGACCTCGGCGCGCTGCCCCCCGGTCTCGACATCGTCGTCCACGTCGACGGCGCCTGGCAGGCCGCGCCGTGGGAGGAGCCGCCGTGGCTCGGCGGCGGCAACTTCGTGCCGCTCGGCACGGTCGCCCTCGCGGCGAGCGAGACCACGAGCACGTCCGCCTGCCCTGCGGTGATCGTGACGCCGACTCCCACTCCCTCGCCCTCGCCCACGCCCACGCCGTCGCCCGCGCCCGCCGACGCGGCCGGGCCGCAGCTCGCGGCCACCGGCACCGACGCGGGCGGCGCGCTGCTCGCCGTCGCCCTGCTGATCGGGCTCGGCGCACCTGCGGTGATGCTCGCCCCGCGTCGCCGTCGGCACAGCTGAGCCGGCGGCGCGGCGGCCCGGCTGCTGCTCGGTACACGGTCGAAGCGCGGATGCCCCGGCCGGGGCATCCGCCAGCCGCTCAGCCCTTCGTCGAACCGGCGAGCAGACCTCGTACGAAGTAGCGCTGCAGGCTGAAGAACACGATGAGCGGGATGACGAGCGAGATGAACGCCGCGGCGGTCAGGCGCTGCCACGTCTGTCCGCGCTGGCCTGCGAGCTCGGCGAGGCGCTGGGTGAGCGGAGCGACATCGGCCGTGCCGCCCGAGAAGACGAGCGCGACGAGCAGGTCGTTCCACACCCAGAGGAACTCGAAGATCGCGAACGACGCCAGGATCGGCACAGACAGCGGCACGACGATGCGCATGAAGATCTGCCCGTGCGTCGCGCCGTCGACCCGCGCCGCCTCCATGAGCTCGCGCGGGATCTCCGAGATGAAGTTGTGCAGCAGGAAGATCGCGAGCGGCAGGCCGAAGATCACGTGGGCGATCCACACCTGCACGTACGTCTCGTCGGGGATGATCGGGATGACACCGTGCAGCCATTCCTGCGCAGGCTTCAGCGTCGTCGTGAAGATCTGGAGGAGTGGAATGAGGGCCATCTGCAGGGGCACGATCTGCAGGGCGAAGATGCCGATGAACACCCAGTCGACGAACGGGAACTTGATCCACGCGAGCGCGTACGCGGCCATCGCCGCGAGCACCGTGCAGAACACGACGACGGGGATCGTGATGGCGAGCGAGTTGACGAAATACGACCCGAGCTGCGGGGCCGAGGACGACGCCGAGAGGAGGACCTCGCTGTAGTTGTCGAGTGTCCAGCCCCAGTTCTCGAAGGCCGTCCACCAGCCGGTCGTGTTGATCTGGTCGGCCGGCCGGAACGAGGAGACGAACAACCCGAACGTCGGCAGCGTCCAGAGCACGGCGATGAGGAGTGCGAACACCGTCGCCGTGCGCGACGTGAGCCGACGCTTGACGCGCGTCGCCTTGGTGCCGTCGAGGTTGTAGCCGCTGCGGGCGGCCGCGTCGAGCTCCTTCGCGATCGCCTTGTCGCTCGATCCGGTGACCTGGCTCATCGGATCTCCCTCTGCTTGCGGAGCACGCGGATGTTGTAGACGACGATCGGTACGACGAGCAGGAACAGCACGAGGGCGAGCGCGGCGCCGCGGCCCGGCTCGGCTGCGCGGAAGGCCTGCGTGTACATCTCGTTCGCGATGACGCTCGTGTTGAAGTTGCCGCCGGTCATGACGCGCACGATGTCGAACACCTTGAGGGTCGCGATCGTGATCGTCGTGACGACCACGACGAGACCGCCGCGGATGCCGGGCAGCGTCACGTTGCGGAATCGCTGCCAGTCGGTGGCCCCGTCGAGCTCCGCTGCCTCGAGCTGCTCGCTCGGGATGC
Coding sequences within it:
- a CDS encoding slipin family protein; this encodes MVWLWITVIVVAIVAIILFFMSVKIVKQYERGVVLRFGRLNGVRDPGIRFIIPVVDVMTKVSLRVVTQPIQSQGIITRDNVSVGVSAVAYYRVTDAVKSVIVIENVTAAIDQIAQTTLRKVIGQHHLDEALSDTAVLNLNIREILDGTTAEWGVQVTLVELKDILLPDAMKRAMARQAEAEREKRAKIIAAEGEALAAAQLGVASDTMMSHPLALQLRTLQTLVEVGVDKNTLVVVPAPLLGSIGELTSFIDREAAVAQVRADVGKVAGNR
- a CDS encoding cystathionine gamma-synthase, with the protein product MNTDHARFDTRAIHAGQAFDPTTGAVIPPIYQTSTYVQEGIGGLRGGYEYSRGGNPTRDALQAQLAALEGGAHGLSFASGLAAEDALLRTVLQPGDHVIIGNDVYGGTHRLIRRVFGAWGVRDSTVDTSDLDAVRAAIEPATKVLWIETPSNPLMKISDVAALAELGHEAGLVVVVDNTFASPALQQPLALGADVVVHSTTKYLGGHSDVVGGALVFAGGAGASGGAAGPIDRDDLHDRVKFTQFAAGAVSGPFDAFLTSRGIKTLGVRMQRHSQNALAIARRLEEHDAIAHVYYPGLESHPGHELAARQMSGFGGMLSIALAGGGEAARRFAESTTLFQLAESLGGVESLVNYPSEMTHASVRGTEAEVPESVVRLSVGIEDVDDLLADIDQTLARL
- a CDS encoding cystathionine beta-synthase produces the protein MKYAESIVDLVGDTPLVKLQHVTEGVTAATLLVKLEYFNPGGSSKDRIAGRIIDAAEREGLLKPGGTIVEPTSGNTGVGLALVAQQRGYKCIFVCPDKVGEDKRNVLTAYGAEVVVTPTAVAPDSPESYYGVSDRLAREIPGAFKPNQYANPNGPRSHYETTGPEIWRDTDGRVTHFVAGVGTGGTITGTGRYLREVSGDAVRIIGADPEGSVYSGGTGRPYFVEGVGEDFWPDAYDPDVPHEIIAVSDADSFAMTRRLAREEGILVGGSSGMAVVAALRAASAPGVTADDVFVVLLPDGGRGYLGKIFNDKWMRAYGFGNAPTGHTIADLLAAKADRTAPLVYVHPNDTVREAIDRMTETGVSQVVVVGHEPPVVLGEVLGALHEDVLLEQVFTGAVKLTDEVGGVVGEALPLIGVQEPVAAARTAFTDAPAMLVTDGGKALGVITRTDLLTYLSH
- a CDS encoding DUF3105 domain-containing protein encodes the protein MSATPPVPPKAKQQATKQTTKQQRAAERQRQLEEFKRREARSKRNRRILVWAGAVGGLVAVGLLVTAIVLAPKGTNADAAADGGGGASGAIEGVQTFSYQGGAHVEGPIDYTETPPAGGEHNQVWLNCGVYSQPVPNENAVHSLEHGAVWVTVDPALPADELGKLTAELPTTYVVLSPYEGLPSPIVLSAWNAQLQVEDASDPRIAQFVEQYWQSQNAPEPGAPCSGGLDAPGKLS
- a CDS encoding DUF305 domain-containing protein — translated: MTRRAEPATEPDADGAEPGPLDAATGHDERRGTGRGGSGGSRVAAIVVASVAIVIVAIAAFAIGRLSTLDDPTPTNTSAEAGFARDMQVHHQQGVELALIVRDATDDDEIRLLAYDMATTQAQQAGQMYGWLSAWGLPQAGSEPSMTWMTRPVPGSGHDAHGSGAGAHEPGAPMPGLATPEQVAELRTLSGEAAERRFLELMIAHHRGAVEMADALLERSSNDVVTALARSIVASQTSEIELMQQLLAERSPTG
- a CDS encoding ABC transporter ATP-binding protein, coding for MHGGGGGGGGQVGRYGKARTRIASADEAAQRAENADAPKIPHLLRRISELFAPHKGALATTVVLVLIGAALSVIPPLLTQRAFDDGLFPTGAGGEASPPNLPVLSTLVLAMIAVFVVSALLGVWQTWLTATIGNKVMGALRVRLFSHLQAMELSFFTRTKTGIIQSRLQNDVGGVAGVLTNTVSSVLGNTVTVISAFVAMLLLNWQLTVVALVLMPFMVIAQRRVGQVRARLAGKTQESLSEMTAITQETLSVSGILLSKSFSRQQSEIDRYSDENRNQIGLQVKQQMTGQWFFAMVNIFMSSIPAIVYLVSGWLIAGGNADVTAGTIVAFTTVQARLLFPLMGLMRVALDLQTSSALFARIFEYLDLRPAISDKADARAVPTDGALGRVEFDDVSFHYPDAVRTEGDEPRPTLDGVSFTIEPGQFAAFVGPSGAGKTTVSYLVPRLYEATSGAVRFAGVDVRDLDRDSLMSHIGIVSQETYLFHASIADNLRYARPEATDAELEAAARAANIHETIASFPDGYDTIVGERGYRLSGGEKQRIAIARVLLKDPAVLVLDEATSALDTISERVVQQALDDAARGRTTIAIAHRLSTVVAADVIFVIVAGRVVERGTHAELVAAGGVYASLYRQQEERPVHAEAPLVE
- a CDS encoding carbohydrate ABC transporter permease; this translates as MSQVTGSSDKAIAKELDAAARSGYNLDGTKATRVKRRLTSRTATVFALLIAVLWTLPTFGLFVSSFRPADQINTTGWWTAFENWGWTLDNYSEVLLSASSSAPQLGSYFVNSLAITIPVVVFCTVLAAMAAYALAWIKFPFVDWVFIGIFALQIVPLQMALIPLLQIFTTTLKPAQEWLHGVIPIIPDETYVQVWIAHVIFGLPLAIFLLHNFISEIPRELMEAARVDGATHGQIFMRIVVPLSVPILASFAIFEFLWVWNDLLVALVFSGGTADVAPLTQRLAELAGQRGQTWQRLTAAAFISLVIPLIVFFSLQRYFVRGLLAGSTKG